Genomic DNA from Telopea speciosissima isolate NSW1024214 ecotype Mountain lineage chromosome 2, Tspe_v1, whole genome shotgun sequence:
aattttagaATCTGATTATAAGTAGATATTCTGGATTAGAGATTTCAGAATGTAAATAATTTGCAAAGCTAAATTATTTAGAATCATCCtggattgaaagaaagaatatacaGGAAGGCTAGCATAGCCACTTATAGAAGTTCCATCCATAATCATTACAAAAGCTTAAATTCTTCAGAAGTATTTCCAGACTCATTGAACCCGAAAATGAGCTCTTCCAATGACATGCAAGCTGTTTAACATGTAAAATGGAACCTAACACTTACTGGATAATACGTTGGCTCAGCATTTTATAACCTCGGTGTAGGGAAAGGACGAGGTTGGTCCCACTCGGTGACAATGTGGTCACGAGTGATCTCCTTGAGTGAACGGCATCCGCTTAATGCCATAGTAAGCTCAAACTCATCACGAAGCATTTGGAGTACCTTTCGTACACCAGCCTCACCCTCAGCAGCCAAAGAGAAAACAACTGGCCTTCCAATCTGAGATTGAGAACAGTTTGTAAGGTGAATGGCATTGCTAGGGAAAAGAATAAATACCAAGGTCCATGCCACTACATTCATGTGGAATTCAGTTACTTACAAATATGCCAGAGGCTCCAAGTGCCAATGCTTTGAAGACATCTGTCCCACGCCGGACCCCACCATCCAGGAAAACAGGAATTCGGCCTTGTGCAGCTTTGACAACCTAAAGTTATCTCCACAGATCCATTGTGTCAGAATATTATAAGAAACAATCtcaaataaaaacaagtttacGTAGATGTTTCCTAGCATTGAGAGGAGGAGATGCAAATGTCTCCCAGTAATTAAACTACACCAATGTGTTTAAGAAAGAAAATGCACCTCTTCCAGAGCCATGATAGTGGCAGGGACATAATCAAGTTGGCGAGCACCATGATTGGACACAATGATACCTGCTGCTCCACTTTGTACGGCTAACCTCGCTGCACGATCAGCAGATTAGGATGGTTATCTGGGGAAAATTTGTCAAGGACTCCATGAGTGTGATCAGAATATGGAGAGCATGAGTTAAAAGTTCTGATAACTTACTATCCTCTGCAGTTATTACTCCCTTCACTAGAATTGGTAATGAAGTGATTGTTTGAAGCCACTTCACATCCTGGTGAAATCCAAGAGAGAAGTTTCAGAAGGTGACTTCAAATCAGAAAATTTATGGCCCAGATTGATTACCATGCCATATTTGGTAATACATAATAAGATCACACCACCTCATTGAAACACTTCATCCATCCATTCCCACCAAACTTACCTTCCAGCTTAGAGATCGATCAATTTGACCAGCAACGTATGAGGCAAGTCCAGAATCATTTGACTGCAGGATCCCACAAACAACTCATGTATGACACAATTACATGGAAAGAAAACTATCAATCCAGATGAAACAATCCTGAACTACTTAAAAACTCACCTCATCCATCTTGCCAAGGTCCAATCCTTCAAAGTTCTTCAATGTCAAGAATGGTGGCAA
This window encodes:
- the LOC122653184 gene encoding (S)-2-hydroxy-acid oxidase GLO1, with the protein product MEITNVSEYEAIAKEKLPKMIYDYYASGAEDQWTLRENRFAFSKILFRPRILIDVSKIDMTTTVLGFKISMPIMIAPTAMQKMAHPEGEYATARAASAAGTIMTLSSWATSSVEEVASTGPGIRFFQLYVYKDRNVVAQLVRRAERAGFKAIALTVDTPRLGRREADIKNRFTLPPFLTLKNFEGLDLGKMDESNDSGLASYVAGQIDRSLSWKDVKWLQTITSLPILVKGVITAEDTRLAVQSGAAGIIVSNHGARQLDYVPATIMALEEVVKAAQGRIPVFLDGGVRRGTDVFKALALGASGIFIGRPVVFSLAAEGEAGVRKVLQMLRDEFELTMALSGCRSLKEITRDHIVTEWDQPRPFPTPRL